The Cryobacterium roopkundense sequence CGCACCCGGGGCAATCCAGGCCCAAAAGATGCGCAACCCCGCCGCGGCTGCCACGAAAATCGCCGTCAACTCGAGCTGCCCATGTGGGGCGATGTACAGGAAGAACACGTCGCCCTTGTCGTAGGAGAACATCACAGCGGCTGTCATTCCGAGCCCCTGGGCATTCTGAAACAGCACGAACGGAACATACACACCCACGATGCCGAACGCGATGCACTGCGCGGCGATAAAGGCATTGTTCGTCCACACCAAGCCGGTGAACGAGGCGGCCGGATTGGACGAGTAGTAACCCACGAAATCCTCATTGGCGACCTGCGCCAACTGCTCCTCAGTGCCCATGTTCGCGAGAACCTGGGGATTGCCGAGAGCCCACACCGCGTACAGGGCGGCAACCACGATTGTGAATAGCGCCACGGCGAGGGTCAGCCAGCGGAGTCGGTACAGGGCGGCCGGAAGCTGCAGCACGAAGAACCGGGGCAGCATCGACAGCAGATTCGCGCTCGTTCCCGTGAAACGCAACCGTGCCCTGGACAATCCCACGGATAACCGATCACCC is a genomic window containing:
- a CDS encoding stage II sporulation protein M yields the protein MDLDAYTAAHKKEWDRLTELGSRRQLSGAESDELIERYQAGATQLSAMKTTAGSTVQGDRLSVGLSRARLRFTGTSANLLSMLPRFFVLQLPAALYRLRWLTLAVALFTIVVAALYAVWALGNPQVLANMGTEEQLAQVANEDFVGYYSSNPAASFTGLVWTNNAFIAAQCIAFGIVGVYVPFVLFQNAQGLGMTAAVMFSYDKGDVFFLYIAPHGQLELTAIFVAAAAGLRIFWAWIAPGARTRGQALAEDGRALFSVAIGLVIVLLVSGIIEGFVTPAPWPWPIKIGIGSLGLVAFLFYMIVVGRRATRLGETGDLGEFEAGSTRIYSS